In Chloroflexota bacterium, the following are encoded in one genomic region:
- a CDS encoding GAF domain-containing protein, whose product MSHPDRFHDPAPERGLSDEAQRLVIAQLERRLEAERLIASIAAQFVSAPGDSLDEAIDLTLQRLGEFSQADRTYVFQLTSDYSQATNTHEWCAAGVEPQIHNLQSVPLEEFRWFMGRLHAFQPVSLTSMSELSDDAVAERLMFEAQSIQSIVCVPMVVRGMLLGFLGFDAVRQPKAWQSEDIGLLQMVAQLIAASLERERIVASERSLARLEGVLLAARTAQHELNNQLAIVIGYAEAVADDPRLPAWFRPALADILSGAEAAVGIVGRLRRITHVVEVDRGAPDGPVLDLDAPPHASS is encoded by the coding sequence ATGAGCCACCCCGATCGATTCCACGACCCTGCACCTGAGCGCGGCTTGTCAGATGAAGCCCAGCGTCTGGTTATCGCTCAACTCGAGCGGAGGCTTGAGGCCGAACGGCTGATCGCGTCGATCGCCGCGCAGTTCGTCTCGGCCCCCGGTGACAGCCTCGATGAAGCCATCGATCTGACGCTTCAGCGGCTTGGGGAATTCTCACAAGCAGATCGCACCTATGTGTTTCAGCTCACCTCGGACTACAGCCAGGCCACGAACACGCACGAATGGTGCGCCGCTGGCGTCGAGCCGCAAATCCACAACCTGCAATCCGTGCCGCTTGAAGAGTTTCGCTGGTTCATGGGCCGGCTCCACGCGTTCCAGCCTGTCTCCCTGACATCGATGTCTGAATTGTCGGACGACGCCGTGGCTGAGCGGTTGATGTTCGAAGCGCAGAGCATCCAATCGATTGTTTGTGTGCCGATGGTGGTGCGGGGCATGCTCCTTGGCTTCCTCGGCTTCGACGCGGTCCGCCAACCGAAAGCGTGGCAGAGCGAGGACATCGGGCTGTTGCAGATGGTCGCTCAGCTCATCGCCGCCTCGCTGGAGCGCGAGCGGATCGTCGCGAGCGAACGGTCCCTGGCGCGCCTCGAAGGCGTGCTCCTGGCGGCGCGAACGGCCCAGCACGAGCTGAACAACCAACTGGCTATCGTGATCGGCTATGCCGAGGCCGTCGCGGATGACCCACGCCTGCCGGCCTGGTTTCGCCCTGCGCTGGCCGACATCTTGAGTGGGGCTGAGGCCGCCGTGGGCATTGTCGGTCGCCTGCGCCGCATCACGCATGTCGTCGAAGTGGATCGTGGAGCGCCGGACGGGCCTGTGCTCGACCTCGACGCCCCGCCGCACGCCTCGTCCTGA